tccccctccagccacgcgcctgcgcttccgccgcgccgcagacaccaCAGACGAGGCGTCCCGAGGCTCTACCCGCGAGGTGGGAACCGCCGACTGCGCGCGCTTCTCAGGGGCGGAGGAAGCCTCGGGTTGCAGCGtgggcgcgcctgcggcggcagcctgcgcctctcctcgtGCGTCTGGAGCCACagtcgcggggggcgggagcgcggaggaagaggcttcagcggaggccgacgaagaagaagaggaaggaagcgaaacgcgcggaggcggagacggccgcggcgcagtccCTCGCGCATCCCTCGAGGCGGGTGCGGCGCCATGAAGTAGACGCGCAGAGTTTTCAAGTGGAGAGACAGGGGATtggagccgcggcgacgcctgagATTCGGGCGCCAGCAGAGGGTGAGCAGAGgttcgcgcggcggacgctggacgaggcggggagagcgatgacgcgcctgcgctgctaCTCGACAGGCTGCTGCTCGAGGACTCGctgctctcgctgctgctaCTGAAGTCTGAAAAAAACCACACAAAAAAACAACGCGGCCAGTCCACCATAGCCCAACCCCCGCAGAGCCAGCACACAACCCCCACAAACACATACAAATAAATACATACGTAAATATAGATACAGATGCAAATTATGTACAGGTAtaatatagatatatacatatccaGTACACAACCccacatgcatatacttatgtgcacatgtatgtatatgcatacgtatatgtctatgcatatgtatatgtctGTATATGTGTAAGTGCAGGTCTGTACATCCACACAGCCACCGCGTCGGGATGTGCGAGCCGCATCGGCGCGTTCGCCTGAAGCCCTAGAGATTCGAGAAAAAAGATGAAGAAAGGCTCTGGCCTCTCGTCCACAGCAAAGCCGCTACAGCGCCTGAAGACTCGCAGCACTCAATCGGCCGTTCTGTGCCTCGGGGCGGCATCGGCGAATTTtggagagacggcgcagccACGTGCGCCGTTGTGGAGGGTAGAGAGTTCAGCCTGGCGAGCCTCACCGTCATCTGCGGAGTCGTCCtggtcttcttcgtctgtggGCGATAAAGGCTCTGTTTtgggcagcagcggccctTTCCCTTTTCCTCGTCCCCCTGAGGCGGTGAAGGGCGTCGCAGCGCTGGGGTCGGCCGCGAGTTTTCGGCtccccggcgcggcgcagggctcGAAGGGCTTTccgtcgctccgcgcctgccaGGCAAACGGCGAGACAGACGgcggagcagctgcagcggctgcaggccgcgccgcctgcggcgcgaggggcgtCGGCTGACAGAGCTCCTCGGCGTTCCGGTGTCGGTATACCGCAGCTGGGGTTCGGAAGGACGTCCCTGAGAAGAAACCCACAAGGAAAAAACCGGCGACAGAAGCGTCCTCCAAGCCGCGCATGCCGTCGGCGAGCACAGTGCGCTCAAGGTCGACACTTTTATGTTTCTGAAAACGACTTCAGGCgaccggcgacgcgcgatcGGAGCCGGAGATACAGCCAGCCCTAAGCCCTGGGCGCGCAACGGCACCGCACACAGCAGCTTCACTTATTCGCgaccttcttcgcctcttgTCGCGTTGCGAGTTTAGACGagaagttagcgtctaaaacAGTTAACTGATAGTCTCAGCTTATATGCACAGATGGAAGGCAACGCCTCCCGGCGCGGGGGCACactgtctctgcgcccgtGGCCTTCTAAgcggcgcgacagctgcgccgcagctgcagagaccgcgtctgtgcgtcgccttcgaCACCACCGCGCGCCGTCAGAGGAAAcgcaaggcgccgcgcaagaAGCCTCGGGTCTCCACCGCCTGCGTCAGTTCCGCGCAAGATGAACACCAGAAACCCTCTATGTTGCTTGCCGTCGAATatgcgacgcgcgcgcctacCAGGAGGGTGATGCTCAGGCTCCTCAAAGAGGTCCTCCATGCCccagcgcgccgaggagtcgccttcttcgcgttcGTCTTTCACCTTCTTCACTTCGGACGGGCCTCGCTGAAACGCGCGCCCTGGGCTCTCGCCGTCCGAAGATCGCCGCACCTCACCCGCGGACCTGCGctcggccttctcgcgcgcgaaggcctcgccgtcgccctgccCGCGGCCCGCCGTCCGCACGCCCCACAGCAGCTCGTGGCTgtcaggcggagacgcaacctgctgcgcgtgctcGTAGGCGCTGACCTCCGACTCAGCCTCCACCCTAAGCCCCGGCTGAACACAACAACGCATAGAAAGCTGATAAATAGTCCCATCTCAGAGACGAACGCTCCGAGAACGATGCTGCTACTGATCATACTGGCACCTGACGAGTcgtgaggccgcgcgaccatgagaagcggagaggggAGATAGAGAGTcaagccgcgctcgcctccctcgtgtTTGCACTCTCCCTAGTCTCTTGCAGGCTTCCCTCTCGCTGTTTGCACTATTTttcgctcggcgccctctctgcgcctacgcttccccccctccgccgcggcggcggtctctCCAGGCGAGTCACGCACCGGATCCGCCTCGaagtcctcctcttcttcctcttcttcgtcgtcttcgaagtcctcgtcgtcctcggcagcaccttcgtcctcttcgtcatcGTAGAACTGCCAAGCGTctcggctggcggcggcgccgtcgggaCCTTCCtcaaggcgcgcggcgagctcgcggcggcgccggcgcgtctccttgcGGGCCTGCCACCAGCGGTGCGTCAGCTCGTAGGCGCACAGCACACAGAGCATGACCAGCAGGTTCACGTACTTCAGGTGCCCGACTCcagtcgcggccgcggagggcgccagggccccgccgcggcggctcgcctcctctcccgcctcctccacgcgccCCTCCTCGGGGGCAGCGCGCAAAGAAGAGATGGAACaggcggcgtcctctcggCCCCCGGAgtcggaggcgagcgagctgcTGGTCTCGAGCGAGACGACCGCGTTCACAAAGTCCTCGATTAAGCTGTCGATCAGCGCAGTctcccgcagcgcctctagcggcggcgccgcagggcttTTCCTGCAAAACGCGCCAAACAACGCCACACACGACACGCGGGTGACGCGACCGCGCGACTTAAAGCGACGGGGCAAGGCCCGGTCGCGAAAGCCTCCTCCCCGGGGTCGGCAtccgcgacgcgaggcgcgtaGCTGCGCGGCACTTGACGCGACGTTGTGACCAGACCGGGTGGAAACGACGCGCGCTTCGTCACTGTAGGTTTGGGTGGTTTTCCGTGGAGCTTACCTGAGGCGTTGGTACTCGAAGTCTCTGGGGCGACAGGTGCCGTActgcgaggcggaggggaggTCGAGCAcatccgcgcgccgcgccgcttgcTCGGCTTCGAATCGCGTCTCCCCCAGCTCGACGTATCccctggcgggcgccgcggcgtgttTGCCTCGGCCGTAAAACGCCTGGCTTTCGCTGGCGTCCTCTCGTAAGCTGCTGGTGCCTTCGCTGTCTTGCGCTTCATCCTCCCCCAcgtcgtcgccctgctcgcCAAAGAgaacgcgcggaggcgacagcgcgctctcctcgaaGAAGGTTTTGCCTTTGCCGCGGCCAAACACAACCGGATCTGACGCGGGAAGCGCCTGCTCCGCACCGCtgaacgccgcgccgctgccgactTGCGAAAAGTCCGCCTCCGACTCCGCGGTCATCCTCGGGTGTATATCCACCTGGCTGCCCTCGTCGAGTTCCCTGCCCAAGGGGAAATTCGACTCGGCCTCCGAGGCCTCCTCGTTCCactcttcgccgccgacgcagagtctcgcctgcgtcccgccgccctctgcgtgcctcgcgctcggGTGGACGTACACCTCGTAGCCCGCACTCGCTGCCGGCACGTCTTCCCGCGTCCCCCAGgcaggagccgcggcgcggctcacgtcgccggcgccgcactctccttcgcctcctccgttgCCGGCGGTGTCTGACCACCCCACTCTGACTCCTTGGCCCTCTCGCCGAGCATGGaacgcgtctgccgcggcgtaCGCACCGGCTGCGgtggcgtctccctcctctcgctctccctccttGCGACCCGTCGCGACTCTCcgctccgcgtcctgcgctgcggcaggcggagccGCTCCAAAGATCTTGCCCTTCCCGAGGCCGCCAGAGaacgcgcgctgccgcgccgcccaggcaggctgcctctgcgaagacgcgcgcgagatagcagaaggcgacgcggagcgagAGGACGGGAGTGAACTCGAcaccgcgctgccgcgctcgccgtcctctcccgcgctcACCACTGAGGAGCTCGCaggacgccgcgacgccgcactcagctcgctgccgctgctcgcttggctgctgtcgctcgccACGCTGCAGTCGCTGCGCACGGCTGCCGCAGATCCTGCGCCGTCgtagccgcaggcgccgggcttgccgccggagggcgcgaccCCGCAGGGCGGGAGGGAGCCcttgccgcgcccgcgcggaggcgcaaagggcggcgcgccgcctgcggagacacGTGTGACCGCCACGGGCGAGGGTGGAGGGGCTCCCGGTGGCGCGCCCGGCGAGAGCGTggacgccgagagcgacgacgaggagagcgcagaaggcagcgcCGAAGAGACGACGCTGCTCGAGTTCGAATCGGAGAGcacggaggagacagccgagggcgaagaggtcgagggagacgacgggGACCGCGAGAGGACGGAGGACGACGTGTGCGACTGCGCCTCCTCATCCAGGtacgcgtctgtctctcccccAGGGAGCATTGCCGACGCAGCGTACGCACTCTTTCCTCGGCCGCCGACTCGCCAGCCGTCGACTCCGCCACCGCGCGAGAGCTCCTGGGCGCCGAGGGCCTCCGTCCGCTGCCGCTTGCTCGCGACGCTCGCGCTgtcgtcgcgcgccctgGCGCGTTTCCACGCCATCGCGCCGGCTTCACAGGGCAGCTCCTCCCACTCCGCATCTGAGCCTCTCCTGCCgacttccgcgcctccttcgcgcgcgaggtTGTCTGAAAAGAAGCTCGAGACGGCACTTTCATCTTGCCGCTCGTAGAGCAGCGTCTTCATCGACTCGAAAGGCGCCATGCAGCGGTGAAGGAGGTCGCAGAGCTCGCAGGCGTCGTAGGGCGAGAGACGAATGTCCGCGCCCACGAAGATAGAGCGCGTCACGCTTCGAAACAAGTCGTCCAGCTGCGGATACCTGGTGACACACCCCAAAAAAACAAAAGGGAGGCAACGTGAAGAAAAAACGGGCACCCGCAAGGGCGAGCCCCGCGGGAAAGAAGCGCCGGAAACACCGTGCCGACAGGACGCGCGACAGGGAACGACGCAGGTGAACGAAAACAAAGGCCGCAGTCCCGGTCGGCGCGGAATCGTCTGggctcctccctcctcttgTGGTTCGCGATGCGCTTTTGGGAGGTCACTCACTGGTTCAGATTCGTCATGAGGAGATAaagctgcgcagcagagatCTCGCGCTGTCTGTGGACGCCGCCCCCTGAGGAGACGTTGAAACCCAAGCTCGGGCGCGTTTTCTCGTCGTCCTGCGcacgctcttcttcctcgagcaTGTCCTCATCGACCGCCAGCGTGTGCATTTCCAAGTCCTCAGTTTCCTTCTCGATGACCCGCAGCCGCTCTTCGATCTCTATTTGCTGCTTCAGGAGCTTCCAGTCACTCTCCGTCTGCGCatccgctcgctcgcgcgccggcgtcgtctcAGCGTCGATCTCTGCAGCGGGCGGCACAGccggagaaaacgaggctGTGGCGAATGCAGCCGCTCCCTCCGGACCCGCGGCGAGTTCGCGGTGGGTGCGCTGTTTGATCTCTTGAAGGAGAATTTGGAGCCCGTTCCGCTCTTCcttgaggcgctgcagcttgcAGAGTCGCTCCCTgggggcgtcgcgccgcttctcttcgccctgcccttctcgctcgccctcgcgctcttcgatctcctccgcctcgcgaccgtcgcgcgcgccatccgccggcgcgcgcgcctcgcaacGGAGGGAAGaacacgcagaagacgaaaacgaCGAGGCCGGTGTctggcgcggctccgccATGACGGCCCGCGTGAGCAGCTGTGCCAAGCGCCGACACCCACGGAGGTCTGGCCGCCACGAGGCGATGAAAACAAGCAGCGCAAGCGCGTAGAAAAACGCGTTCTCTGCAGCACAAACAAgcgcgagacagacgcgTTTGGAACGGAGCATATGATCCCTAGCATTTTACGTCCGGCGACAGACtcgcaggagacgcagggagcCCTGGAAGCAAGCAGGCGCGGCCACCGCAGAGGAGTGACGGAGGAGaaaaggcgcagcagacgttCTTctcgacagcgagagaagaacgaCCCCGGCCGCTTAACTTCGCGAAAAGTCACCGCATGCGCGGCAAAAACACGCAGCTACGCACACGAACACGTGCTCTCACGGCAAGAACGATACATACAGACACGTAAATCATcgcagatagatagacagacatACAGACAGAGATAGACAGAGAGATAGACAGACATCTACAcagatatacagatatatatatatatatatatatatatatatagatagatagatagatagatagatagatagatagatgcatagacagacagagacaggcacacagagagaggaattCGAAGGGAACTCTGCCACAAAGCCCGTGTCGCCATTACGCTTGTATGGAAGAAAGCTACCAGACGCCCCCCACGCGaccgcgaagagacagaaactACATAACACAACTCCGCGTGCccgtcgcttcttcgctcggAGCTGCTTGCTTACCCGCATggagaaaaagcgaaaggGTGTGCGAGAGGCTCACAGAGTAGAGCTCCTCAGACTCAtcctgcaggcgaggcacatgacagacgcagaggactcATGAGCGATGGAggtgcttttctctctccttgaCGACGGACGGGACTCTTAGCCGCGCAGGAAGCGCCAGCAGGTAGTTGTTTCTGAACACCTTTTCAAAATAAGTGCATCTAATTTAACGAGAAAAAAATTACTGATTTCATCACATTAGTAAAAATGAAAAGCAAGTCCAGAGGCGCCCTGCATGGAAAACCCGGGGAGAGAGATACTCACCCAAAGTAGAAAGCGCCGGATCTCCTCGCTCATCCGCAGTGTATATACACTGAAGTTGCTCGTCAGCTTGGACAGTTGCTggggggaggagagagaagacaacgatgcagaaaagagaaaacgtgACAACACCGgacgcgagcgcaggcgccacaaaggaagctgcggcgcgggagccgcgcctccctctcgcgcaTGTGCATGGACTtgagagacagcgaaggaACCGCGGGTGTCTCCGCAGCGGTTCGAAGGATGCATGCGTGTACATACAGCTATGTATGCACACGCATGCTTACACTCTGTCGCACAGACATTTGCCTATGCGAAGGCACGCGCGGACGAAGAACGCCCATTCGACCATCGCGACGCCACCGAAAAGGCAGAACAGCGTGATTTTTCGAGAaaacgcgctcgcgctcgcgcacgGGCAGAGCGTGAAAGCAATCCGCCTTTTTTCCTGAATCTCGAGGCTACCTGCTGCGTGTGGAAGTGTTCGAGAGCAAAGAGCGCATCGGGGCCTAAGATTTCCTGGCCACTGAGGAGCGATCGCGCGCCGTCATCGAAGGACGCGAGAAGCGACGGGCTCAGcaagctcgcgcgcgtggacgccgcgcgccggtAGTGGTGCGTGAAGTCTTGGAACCAGCACGCGAGGAACTCGTCCTGCGGGCGCTCCTGGTAGAGCTTCACCAGGCAGCAAATGATGGACGGGTGCTGCACGAAGCGCAGAGCGACACAGTGCGACTTGTACCACCCACGTGGAGAAAAGCCGAGGagctgccgccctccgcgacgcgaACGCTGGGGCTGTGCTCGACGCGGACACCAGCAAACACTACGTGAAGGTGCcagacgcgaagacgcgaagccgGATATATTCATACGTAAAATCGTAATGGGGGGGTGTGTGTATCCGTGCGgggcgcagaaaaaagagaacaCGAGACTCGGCAGTCCGTTCGGGATCTAAAGGGAACGCGGCTCGTCGCTTGGAATGGTACACACATGCGCATCAAGACACGTGCGTGCACGCGTTTgagcatatacatatacatatatatgtagatgtaAGCATGTACGTATATTGCGTACGAAGCTGCCTAACTATAAGCGGTATTTATTACAGATGGAGCGGAATTTCGCACGATCGGCGCAGGCTCCTACTTTGAAAAGTTGCCAGTAGAAGGCGGGCGGATTCCAACTCCCATGCGTCGACCGGTCGTCGAGGAGGTTTTTCCGGGTCACGATGGAGTCGTATTTCATCGTGAGGAAGTCGcagagcgcatgcaggagcACCGAGACAGCCAtgccctctccctcgccgcctccgccccccggcTCTCTCCCCCTTCGCGGCGCATCGAGGAGACTCTGTCCAGCGGCgtttcgcgtcgcgcgcgcgtctcgctgggcgcctctcgcgtcgccgtctcgcgaTTCGTAGTTTtccgccgcgaagggctcgccgtcctcccgGGAGGCacccggcgcgccgccgggatGGGCAGAGACCTCGAGGGTTTccaggagctccgcggccaCCTGACACATCCACGCGTACCCCTCGTAGCTGTTCGCCAGCAAGTTGCAGGCTTCCTGCCGGgaaaaaaaacagaggcagcggagacggcggctgTCGAGGGCAGAAGCAGGCAGCCAATGAGGCTAAGAAAATAGTCCGTGAGGGCGGAGGGTGACAGAGTCCTCcgagcgcccgcagaggagTGAGatgcggctgaggcgcgcaCGGAGTCACACGGAGAATGCCCCTCCGCGACAGAGTGGGTCGGCTTCACAGATGAGATGAAATGACAATTATCGTGGAAATGGAGCCAACTGAACAGCTAGCATGGGAATTGCCCTACAcgatacatactatattgtagctcatttccacTTCGTACTATCTCTTGGTGCCCGAGTACGAATAGAACAAAGAGGACGAGGGGAAATCTGATATCTTCCTCGGCATAACGCTGCACGTGGAGCAAGATAGGAAGTACGCAAAAAATGCGAGATACCGGCATCGCATTACACCACACACCGTCCGCGTCCAGACTAAACACACAGGAAGCAGACCAAgatgtctgcatgcgcccttctcctctctctgtccaCCGCTCAGAGTCACACGAGCAAGCGCAACGTGTGCGTTTTAAGCCGCGCTCCCGCCGGGTGTCTTTTATTCACCAAGCGGTCCCCGCAGCGGCTTCCGCTCGGCGTACATGGTTGATTTTTCGAATGCATGCAAAGTCCTCCGGAGTGGAGATGTCCAGCACGACGCTGGGGCCACGCTGCAGCCCCGGCCCGCCCCGTTCGCGGGCCCCGGTGAGAGACTGTCTCCTCGAGCCCCGGTCTccagaggagggcggagacggcgaggaaggcgacgcggagacagtctctctctgcgcctcctggcgaGCCTCGTGGCGCCCTTCCTGTTGCTGTCGCTTGTGACAGAGGTACTTGAACGAGCTGTAGCGCTTCAGCTCCTCGAAAATGCCTTCGTCCATGATCGCGTCCTGCGTCTTGATCGCAGCCAGAGCCTCTGCAGGAAGACGCACAGACAACGCAAAGACACAGAAAGACCCTCACAACCACCCGCAACGGAGAGCCTCGTCCGCGCACGCTCGCTAtggagacgccgagggcggaCTCACGGGTCcagagacgacgccgccTTGCATATCTGACGCCTGTTGGAAGCAATATTTTGTCAAGAGAGCCGCGCCTAGCCAAGGAGTGCGAGCACTCAGATTCATTCACGCGCGCGGAAACAGACGTCGATATGGAGGTGCATGTCCAGCTGCCGTTCGCAGCGAAAGGAGGGGCACTGAATATGCTACGCACGGCCCACTGTGGCTAACAGGAGGCCATCCAGCTGTTTTTGGTGTTCGCCTTTGCAGACAAGCGCATGGCTGAGCGTTTCATTCGCGAAAAGCAGACTCAAGGACAGAAGGCATTCCTACGCGTCGGCATTTCCCGCGGAAACTACAAAAACAGTGACCCAAGAAACAAGCCAGGAGGTACCGAGgacggcgcaggcagggAAAGACAGTACCTTGGAAATCATGTTCCGTGCAACTCGGCAGCTGAAGCTGGTCTACGGGGCTCAAAGCCCCCGCCATCCTGAACATCATTTCGCCCGTCTGCCGTGTAGGTACACCGGAAGGAGCCgggggacgaaggcgaaaggaagacgcagcgagcgTGGAGGAAAAAGTGGGGTCAGGGCCACAAgtgaagaggcgcgagaggtgGAGCAGCTACATGTTGAAGAGATGTTTTGATCTCCTCCCAACCAATGCTTCCTCTTTGCCGCTGCGAGTGTTGAAATACGAACAACTTGGGAGGGGGCCAGTCACGCACACGAGACCAATCCAGCCGAAAAGCGGAACGGATGGCCGCTGCGTGAGCAAAGAGCTAGCGACCTGAAACGCAGGAGGCGAAAGAAAGGCACCGGGGGTTGCAGAGAACGTGTTGCGTCGGTTCTGTTGAGTACACGAGCTACGACGAGAGAGTAGCAAATGCGACGGCGaatgcggctgctgctgtcaCATGCTTTTCTCCTTTCGCGCGTAGGGGGTTGCTTATCGAGAGGAGCCAAAGGCCTTCGAATACACACGCGTCCACTGATAGGAAAAAAGCCAGCGCTCGAAAAAACCCGCGCTCTTCTGAGACTCAAAACTGGCGGCTATCACCGCATGTGCAtctgcgcggctctgccACGGTGTATTTACGCCTCTAACGTGCGGTAGGGTCTCTGGAGGGAGAGAGGTTTGACATAGCAGTGGagctgcgaagaagcgcagcagccagGCGCGGAATCGGGACTCTCTGCTTTGCCTCGAGAATGAATTTGCTTACGAGTCGTCTGTGCTCCTCTTcaacgaaaaaaacgcgaaacGGGCGATTGCGCAAATCGAGAGGTtcggtgcatgcgcagacagAGCGCGCCGGGAAAAACAGGCGTGACGAAAGAGGGACGAAATGCGGGAAAACCGCGTAGCTCACACCTCACGTTAGACTCGACGAGGGTAGCTGACAGGAACAAAGTAAAAATAACGTCCTTCGGTGTAGAGGCTCGTGCCGTGAGCGGAAAATTGAAGAAAAACGTTCCCGATGTGCTCCGCGGAGCTCATACGTCATCGCGACCTCTTCCCGGTCGTCCAGCTTTCTTCGCCCGGGAAACGCATGTCTTCTCGCGGATATCTCatctccgcctccctccttGCGAGACTGCAATTCTTTCCCTTTTCCGAAACGAAGTCTCGTCGCCTGACTGCGTGACTTATTCAGAGCTATGTGCTTTCTGTCGTGGCGGTCcaaaggcgcggcgaggcagctcgatggccgcggctcgcgctcaCTGTTTCAGAGACTGCGACGACAAAGTCCGAGTCTCGAGAACGCCTGCGTTTTCGTCCCTGTTGTTCGGATATCTGTGTGTAAGCCCATTTTTCTTTGTCGCGTTTTACCTGCTTCCGACTTGTGCTCCGTCCTCTCACGCGTAAAGCGCAACCAATTTGTGTCTCGGTGCTTCTACCGGTCGGCGGAGCTCTACGTTGGGAGCCATCGGGGtacgcgcgcggccgcctttTGATATCTCTCgagttttttttcttccacAAACGTTTTGCGCCTGCGTTTCCGTGCATTCTAGGTTTGCTGCATCTCGCGTTTGCTTCGATtttgcgcggcggaggaacgTGAACTCTTCGCTTTTcttccctcgtcttcgcatGCCTCGTCCGGTGCTGCGCTGCAACCgtgtcgcggccgcgaaagCAGGCCGGCAAGCAGCCGGCAGTTTTTTTCGAAGATTTAACCTGCGACGAAGCAAACGGGCGGTGTCTTAAAGCCCTGCCAGCCTCGGAAGGCATTTCAGGCCGTGGGGTCCGGCTGCCTGTTGGAGTTTCCGCTTCCTGTCGGCGACGCGTACGCGTACTTCGAGCCGCGCGTAGGACTGTTCAACGTGGGCGCTCTACACGTGGCGACACAGCACGCTGCCCTACcatttttctttcttccgcgtgcATGTCTGGATCCATGCGGCCTGGAGTCAGGTTGCTGCttgcctccttcctctctcggcgctctctgctcgccgcgtccAGCGATGGAGAGTGCCGGCTGGAACGTGAAGCGCCACTCCTGTAGGTAGAAAAAgccttctgcgcccgcccccctctgAACTCAATCGTTTTCCGAGTTAGACGCTTCATGATCTGTCTATTTTCCACCGCACACACACCGTCGGCGCTGGTTGGCGCCGAAACGCCCGACGGTAATCACAAAAGTGATGCATCCGTCGCGTGCAGTGTCTCGTGAACCGTGCTTCTGTTCTCGAAGATATGTCGTTTTTTCCCTTCGGGATCTTGGCGTCTGTTCGCGTTCCCGGGGGCGTCTAGACACGAGGTGTTTGCGATCTCGCATCCGCTTCAGCCCGGCGTGTACATACACTCGACGGTGGCGTGTGAAAACGCTCTTCGGGAATTATTTGCTGTCGCCGGTTCGTTCACGCGCTGATCCGTGGCCTGTGCGCGCTTCGTGCGGGTTGTCCTGCGTGAGGCGACGTCAGGTGTCTCTGAAGTTCTTGGGGCGCGAAGACCTGAGGCTGGCCAGTGCGCCCGGGGCCGAGATCTGCGATGTCTGTACACCCGCGGAGTCCGGGGTTGtggtgtctgtacacctcAAAATCTTGGCCACAGTGCAGAGCATCCACTCGAAGTGGATCGGACTGACTGCTACTTCTTCTGGATATCACCTCTGTGTATCCTTTTCTCTTGAGTCGTCATCTTCGCCCACTCGCGGCTTGGAGTGCCCGCTCAGTACGCGACTCGTGGCGTCGCCCCGTGGGATCGTCGCTCGCGGTTCGTATCCACGGCGTGCTGCATCGTCTTGTTcctgcgcgtgcgtggcTGTCGCTTGCTCTGCGG
Above is a window of Besnoitia besnoiti strain Bb-Ger1 chromosome Unknown contig00007, whole genome shotgun sequence DNA encoding:
- a CDS encoding uncharacterized protein (encoded by transcript BESB_073830) produces the protein MFRMAGALSPVDQLQLPSCTEHDFQEALAAIKTQDAIMDEGIFEELKRYSSFKYLCHKRQQQEGRHEARQEAQRETVSASPSSPSPPSSGDRGSRRQSLTGARERGGPGLQRGPSVVLDISTPEDFACIRKINHEACNLLANSYEGYAWMCQVAAELLETLEVSAHPGGAPGASREDGEPFAAENYESRDGDARGAQRDARATRNAAGQSLLDAPRRGREPGGGGGEGEGMAVSVLLHALCDFLTMKYDSIVTRKNLLDDRSTHGSWNPPAFYWQLFKHPSIICCLVKLYQERPQDEFLACWFQDFTHHYRRAASTRASLLSPSLLASFDDGARSLLSGQEILGPDALFALEHFHTQQQLSKLTSNFSVYTLRMSEEIRRFLLWDESEELYSVSLSHTLSLFLHAENAFFYALALLVFIASWRPDLRGCRRLAQLLTRAVMAEPRQTPASSFSSSEIEEREGEREGQGEEKRRDAPRERLCKLQRLKEERNGLQILLQEIKQRTHRELAAGPEGAAAFATASFSPAVPPAAEIDAETTPARERADAQTESDWKLLKQQIEIEERLRVIEKETEDLEMHTLAVDEDMLEEEERAQDDEKTRPSLGFNVSSGGGVHRQREISAAQLYLLMTNLNQYPQLDDLFRSVTRSIFVGADIRLSPYDACELCDLLHRCMAPFESMKTLLYERQDESAVSSFFSDNLAREGGAEVGRRGSDAEWEELPCEAGAMAWKRARARDDSASVASKRQRTEALGAQELSRGGGVDGWRVGGRGKSAYAASAMLPGGETDAYLDEEAQSHTSSSVLSRSPSSPSTSSPSAVSSVLSDSNSSSVVSSALPSALSSSSLSASTLSPGAPPGAPPPSPVAVTRVSAGGAPPFAPPRGRGKGSLPPCGVAPSGGKPGACGYDGAGSAAAVRSDCSVASDSSQASSGSELSAASRRPASSSVVSAGEDGERGSAVSSSLPSSRSASPSAISRASSQRQPAWAARQRAFSGGLGKGKIFGAAPPAAAQDAERRVATGRKEGEREEGDATAAGAYAAADAFHARREGQGVRVGWSDTAGNGGGEGECGAGDVSRAAAPAWGTREDVPAASAGYEVYVHPSARHAEGGGTQARLCVGGEEWNEEASEAESNFPLGRELDEGSQVDIHPRMTAESEADFSQVGSGAAFSGAEQALPASDPVVFGRGKGKTFFEESALSPPRVLFGEQGDDVGEDEAQDSEGTSSLREDASESQAFYGRGKHAAAPARGYVELGETRFEAEQAARRADVLDLPSASQYGTCRPRDFEYQRLRKSPAAPPLEALRETALIDSLIEDFVNAVVSLETSSSLASDSGGREDAACSISSLRAAPEEGRVEEAGEEASRRGGALAPSAAATGVGHLKYVNLLVMLCVLCAYELTHRWWQARKETRRRRRELAARLEEGPDGAAASRDAWQFYDDEEDEGAAEDDEDFEDDEEEEEEEDFEADPVRDSPGETPGLRVEAESEVSAYEHAQQVASPPDSHELLWGVRTAGRGQGDGEAFAREKAERRSAGEVRRSSDGESPGRAFQRGPSEVKKVKDEREEGDSSARWGMEDLFEEPEHHPPGTSFRTPAAVYRHRNAEELCQPTPLAPQAARPAAAAAAPPSVSPFAWQARSDGKPFEPCAAPGSRKLAADPSAATPFTASGGRGKGKGPLLPKTEPLSPTDEEDQDDSADDDFSSSSESSESSSSSLSSSSAGASSLSPPRPASAARTSAHPLLAPESQASPRLQSPVSPLENSARLLHGAAPASRDARGTAPRPSPPPRVSLPSSSSSSASAEASSSALPPPATVAPDARGEAQAAAAGAPTLQPEASSAPEKRAQSAVPTSRVEPRDASSVVSAARRKRRRVAGGGERAAGAAESETHPSAAAQGDAEGASEVGSQVKSTVTSKIYRNVHTRGRLGRGRHLSQSSAEMIRNKFNEFKGSVERYKAIARSELVQIYRVCRNPKFSFEFKLFRFFSLASTSLAASAILKFIDLSLFPGRSSSLFTPLALIGSSRGAGGPEFATADAAAEGRPSVGSDLAPGADELAVFGAAGSQGSLEDEEERGGFDALVLVSDGLLLLLKLIVDRHAAKRLPVMDLLGRALISGARKEPKSSALAQQHMERRMAVVRFLLYLCKFENQVVAVISLFCRLRVRLDRSLWRFFLSELLRHCGPPFSSSFCLPVLQLLLHTLQTQGHWLQSSTKDPDARRLRTLIGRFVEESASFCDAPREPSAEVVHMCQLLERKLQAVDRMSPRE